The region CAATCCCCCGCCGGCGGACACCCCACGAGGCCCTGCCCGATATGTTCTGAGTCAGAGCCAGAGATTGTCGATCAAGCGAGTCTTCCCGACCCAGGCGGCCACTAGGATGATCGTGTTGCCCTCTTCCACCCGCTCCAGGGGCCGAAACTCCCGATCCACGATGGCCACATACTCCAGGCGATCCACTTCCGACTCCAGTATCCCCTCCATCGCCCTTCGAATCACTTCACTCTTACGTTCGCCGTTTTGTATCATTTCAGCGGCGCGCTTCAGGGACCGCGAAAGACTCAGCGCACGGCGGCGCTCTTCATCACTCAGATAGAGGTTCCGGCTGCTCAGTGCCAAACCGTCGGGATCGCGGACGATTTCACAGGGGACAATTTGCGTTCGCATAAAGTAGGTGCGCACCATTTGCCTGATTAGCACCAGCTGCTGTGCATCCTTCTTACCGAAATAAGCCCGGTCGGCCCGGCTTAGATTGAGCAGCTTCATCACTACTTGGAGCATCCCGTCGAAATGGCCGGGGCGCTTGGCCCCCTCCAGGATATATCCCCGGATCTTCGGTGCCCCGATAGAGAGTTCATCCTCTTCATAGATCTGATCCGTCGTCGGCATATAGAGCAGATCCACCCCGGCCAATTCGCAGATCCTGCGATCCGCCTCTTCCCTCCGGGGGTATTTGTCGAGATCCTCCCCTTCGAGAAACTGGGTCGGATTGACGAAGATCGAGACGATCACGTGATCGTTCTCCTCTTTCGCCCGGCGGATCAGCGACAGGTGCCCCTCGTGTAAAGCCCCCATCGTGGGGACAAAGCCGATCGATCCCGTCAATGCATCCCGCACCGTCACGAACTCTTCATAACTCCTCTCTACCTTCATAACCTCGCCTTCTACGATATTTTGCTAAAATCTTACCCCAAACTTGTGTAATTAGGAGTTAGGAATTAGAATTTAGGATTCTAGTCAAATAAAACTGTTTACAACTTCTAATTCCTAATTTCTCATTCCTAATTTTCAAAAAGGAACTTTTCAAAATGGATGCCTACGAATACGGCGAACTGCTCAAAAGCCTGAGCACGAAGATGGAGAATATCACCAACATCGTCAAGCCCGAGGAGATCCGCAAGCGCCTGGATGAGATCGAGGAGATGCAGCAAAACCCCGAATTCTGGACCGACAGCGATCGGGCGGCCAAAATCTCCCAGGAGAAGACCCGGCTGGAGCGGACCCTCGCCAAGTACGACGAAGCCAAAGCGGCCCTCGAAGATGCCCAGGAGTATTTCGAGCTGGCCAAAAGCGAGGGAGACGAAGAGACCCTGGAGATGCTCTACGACGAGGCGGAAAACCTCAAAGAGCACATCCAGCAACTGGAAGTCGCCATCATGCTCAGCGGCGAACACGACAGCGCGAATGCCATCGTCACCATCCACCCGGGTGCGGGCGGGACCGAGAGCCAAGATTGGGCCAGTATGCTTTATCGGATGTATCTGCGCTGGGCGGAGCGCCACGGCTTCAAAGTGGAAGTGCTGGACTACCAGCCCGGTGAAGAGGCGGGGATCAAGGATGTGAGTTTCATCATCAAAGGGGAGAACGCCTACGGCTATCTCAAGGTCGAAAACGGTATCCACCGCCTGGTGCGCATCAGCCCCTTCGACGCCAACGCCAAACGCCACACCTCTTTCACCTCAGTGATGGTCTCCCCGGAGATCAACGACGATATCGACATCGAGATCGAGGACAAAGATATCCGTATCGACACCTACCGGGCCAGCGGGGCCGGCGGTCAGCACGTCAACAAAACCGAATCGGCCATCCGCATCACCCACATCCCCACCGGCATCGTGGTCCAGTGCCAGAACGACCGCTCACAGCACAAGAACAAAGCCGCCGCGATGAAGATGCTCAAGTCACGGCTCTATGAGTATGAGATGGCCAAGAAGCAGGCGGAGATCGACGGCATTGAAAAGAGTGATATCGGATGGGGCCACCAGATCAGAAGTTATGTCCTGCAGCCCTATCAGCAGGTCAAAGACACCCGCAGCGGTCAAGCCTTCACCAACGTCGAAGCGATCCTCGACGGGGACATCGACAAGCTCCTCGAAGGAGTCCTCATCGCCCAGGCGAGTGGAGAGAAAGAGAACGCCGAGGCTTAGGCGTCCCCCTCACCTTTTATTCCCGCACCGAATAGATCTACTATTCAAACTCCAGGGTCAATTTGTCCTGATGAACGGTGAAAGCATCGAGTCGCTTCGCCTGAAATTTCGGTCCGAAACTGTAAACCACCAACGAACGTAGCGCCCGGGCCACCAAAACCGGGATCTCCTGACGCGCTCCCGCCGATATGTACTCCTGCAGGGAGACATCGCCGCCGAAATTGAGTGTGACCGGTTCCAATTTGTCGAAATAGAGGGCGTGGCTGCCGGGATCATACCGGAGCTTGGCCTGATAGCGGAGCGTGCCGTCGATCCCCTCGGGAATTTCGAAACTGGTCATAACAAAGCGGGTGATGAGGCTGAGGCTGCCCGGCTGATCGCCTTGCTGCACCAGTGCGGATTCCAGCACCACTCTGCAAAACTTGCCTTTGAGCGATTTCGGGAGCTGTTTTTGCATCTGGGTATCGAGATCATCAAAGGTGAGTATCTTTTCACTTTTTCCGAACAGAGGTACGGTCGGCATCGCACATCCACCGACGAAAAACGCAAGGGCGACGATCCATATCAATCGTTTCATTTGACTCCAGTCTCCATTGAGATTTGGGGCAATTATAACCAGATTGGGCGTTCTAGGAAAGGGGGCGGAGTTCCCGGTCTTCGAGAAGATATTGCCGGGAGCATTTCCGGGCCACTTCCGGATCATGTGTCACCAGGAAAAGGGCCCTTTCCCCCTGGGAGATATATTCGAGCAGTGCCGTCATCACCAGTTCCGAAGTCTCCAAATCGAGATTGCCCGTAGGCTCATCGGCAAAGATCAGTTTGGGCTTTTTGTTCAGCACGCGCACCAGAGAGACCCGCTGTTGCTGGCCCCCGGAGAGTTCACTCACCTTTTGATCGACAGTCTCACTGATCTCCAAAAGGTCAAAAAGCTCCGGATCGAAGGGCTGCTTCGCCAACAATGCGGCCACTTCCACGTTTTCTCGGGCGCTCATCCCCTTGAAGAGATAATGGTGCTGGAACACCACACCTGTCTCATAGCGCCGGAGCATCTCTTTGCGTGCCTCTTTGAGCCGGTAGAGATTCTGGCCGAACAACCTCACTTCGCCTTCGAGCGGGGGGATCAATCCTGCCAGGGTATGGAGCAGAGTCGATTTCCCGCTGCCGCTACGCCCCATGACCGCCACACTCTCCCCTGCTCTGATCGTCATGGAAACGTTATCGTAGAGAGGGTAATCGAAGGCATGGGATAGGCCCTGAGCTTCAAGCAGGAGCATGGACATTGAATTCCTTGTTGAAAAAGAAGTATGTCGATTATATCACAGGGAATAGAGTGGAACGTTTTGGGAAAAAAGGGGGGAGCAGGGGCTTACTTGCCCATCTGCTTGGCGACTTCGGCTGCGAAGTCCTCTTCGACCTTTTCGACGCCCTCACCGAGCTCGAAACGGACGTAGTCGATCAGTTTGGCGCTGCCGCCTGCCTCTTTGGCGACTTTGGCCAGATATTCACTGACGCTGATCTTGTCATCCATAACGAACTTCTGGTTCTCCAGGGTATTATCCTGGAGGAAGCGCTTGATTTTGCCGGGCAGAATCTTCTCGAGGATGTTCTCGGGCTTACCCTCTTTGAGCAGCTGCTCTCTGGCGATCTCTTTTTCCTTCTCAATCACTTCGGCGGGAACCGCCTCTTCGTTGAGATAGGTGGGGTTCATCGCCGCGGCATGCATCGCGATGTTTTTGAGCGCCTCTTTGACCGCGGGGCAGGTCTCGGGCTTGTCGCATTGAGCCGCCACCAAAACACCTACACGGCCGCCGGCATGGACATAACCGTTGACGGTGCCGTTCTCATCGGTTTCGATCGTCGCGACGCGGCGGACAACCAGGTTCTCACCGATGGTCGCGATCTGCAGGGCCAGATACTCTTTGAATCCCTCACCTTCGATTTCGCTCTCCAGGATCTCTTCGGCGCTGGCCAGGTTGTTGGCGAACGCGTGCTCGACGACCTGGTTGGCGAAGCTCTGGAACTTCTCGTTCTTGGCGACGAAGTCGGTCTGCGAGTTGATCTCGACCATAATCCCTTTGTGGTCTTCGATCTTCATCGTGATGGCGCCTTCGGCGGCGACTTTGTCCGCTTTTTTCGCCGCGGCACCCAGGCCCTTCTTGCGCAGCCACTCTACCGCGGCTTCCATATCACCGTCGGTGGCGCTCAAAGCCTGCTTGCAGTCCATCATACCGGCATCGGTCATCTCTCTCAGTTTTTTGACATCTTTGGGTCCGAAGTTTGCCATTATTTAGCCTCCTCGACTTTCTCTGCGGGCTCACTGGCCTCTTTTTCAGCATCGGCTTTTGCCTCTTCGACGATCGCTTTCATCTCCTCTTCGCTGACGTTGGCAGCCGCGGCCGCCTCTTCGCTGATGGCGGCGGAAGCTTCACTACTCTCTTCACCTTCAGCAGCGCCATGCTCTTCTTCATAGATCGTTTTACCTTCGATGATGGCATCGGCGATTTCACGGCAGAAAAGGTTGATGGAACGGATGGCGTCATCGTTGCCGGGGATGGGATAGTCGATCAGGTCGGGATCGCAGTTGGTGTCCAGGGGAGCGATGACGGGCATACCCATCCGGCGTGCCTCTTTGACGGCGATGTGCTCTTTGACGGCGTCGATGACAAACATCATATCGGGGAGTTTTTTCATATGGCGATAGCCCTCGAGGTAGTTCAGGAGCTTCTCTTTCTTGCGGCGCAGCATCAGGGCCTCTTTTTTGGTCAGGAGGTTGATCTGGCCGTTCTCTTCCATCTGCTCGATGATTTCGAGTTTACGGATGGATTTTTTGATGGTGGGGTAGTTGGTGAGCATACCGCCCAGCCAGCGGGTAGCGACGTAGGGCATACCGGCACGCTCGGCATGCTCTTTGACCGCGCTGCGCGCCTGCTTCTTGGTTCCGACGAAAAGGACGGTCTTCCCTTCGGCCGCAGCGTCACGAACGACGTTATAGGTATATTTGAAGTAGCGCAGAGTCTTCTGCAGGTCGATGATGTAGATGTTTTTCCGCTCACCGAAGATAAATTTCTTCATTTTGGGGTTCCAGCGGCGGGTTTGGTGACCGAAGTGTACTCCGCACTCCAGCAAATCTTTCATAGTTACCATATTGTTTTGCTCCTTGATTTTATAGCAAATGATTTCGGATCGTCAGACGATCACCTCAGGTTTGAACCTCTGCAGCCCTTAATGCCCGGCGGACACAACCTGTTCAAGGAATAACTGCATGAGAATTTCGCCTACCCCACAGAGATAGGAGGCGCGATTATATCCCAAAAAGGCTTAAAGCTCCACTTCAGTTATTTGTAACTCTCCAGGCGCTTAAACCACCCTTTTTTGAAGCGCCAAAGCTTTCGCTCGGGCGGAGCGATACGGATCAGTCGCTCCAGCACCTTTCGGGCTGCGACGGCAAAAGCGTGATGGGGATCGGGATCACGAAGATCCATCCGTGTAAGGACCTGATAGAGCCCCCACCCTTTGCCCTGATAGCGCTCGCTTTTGGTAACTCCGTCGCCTTTGAAATTGATGTAGTCGATGAGGATATAGGCCCCCTGGGGATCGACGCTGCCGTCTTTTCGATAGAGCAGTCTGCGGTAATTTTTTTCGACGATCTTCCCCTGGCCGTGCCTCTCGGCATAGCGGAGGATCTTCGGGAAGGATTCATTGAGCCGCCGGAGCATATAGCGGGCCTGAAGCCCCTGGGTCCGGTCGAGAAAAACAGTCAACTCCCGCATCTTCGGGCTGTTTTGTTCCTTGGCTTGTTTCCACCGTTCATAGCTGTTCCAGACACAGGGGGTTTGGGGTGTCAGCCACTTGGGCGCTTTGGCCCCGTGGGCGATCAAAAATTTCAGCATCGGAGGGAAAGACTCTTTGAACCACATCCGCTGCTCTTTCGTATACCAGATGAAATGCCCGATCCCGCAGGAGGCGAACTCTTCGCCCTTGTTCCACCAAACCAGTTGCCAGCGCTGTCCGGAGCCTTCGTTTTGCCAAATCATATGGGCGATCCGACGGGCCTGGGCGTCGCTGAGCTTGAGCTCCGAAGCGAAAAGAAAGGAACCGAAGAGGAGAGAACAGACGAGAAAGAGAATCGAATGAGAAATGAGGAATGAGGAATGAGGAACTTTGGATTGCGTTGCTTCGCAACGCTTTTTATTAAAAATCATTACACTAATCCAAAATCCAAAATTTATAATCCAAAATCTTCAATCTCCCTCCACCAGCTCCTTCAATGTCTTCAGCACCTCCTCGACGTGGCCTTTGACCTTGACCTTTTCCCATTTGGCGCGGATGATGCCGTCGGGATCGATGATGAAGGTGGAGCGGACCACTCCCATATATTCCCGTCCGTAGTTTTTCTTGAGCTGCCACACACCGTAAAGCTCACAGACCTTATGATCCTCATCTGCCAAAAGGGTCACTTTGAGCTCCTTTTTGGCGATGAAGTTCTGATGGCGTTTGACACTGTCGGGGCTCACTCCGAGCACCGTGGCCCTCAGATCGCGGAACTCGTCGATATGGGCGGTGAAATCGAGGGCTTCGGTGGTGCAGCCGGGGGTGTTGTCCTTGGGATAGAAGTAGAGGACTACCCAGCTGCCCTGCAGATCCCGCAGGCAAACCTCTTCACTGTCCTGGTTGGGCAGGCAGAAGTCGGGGGCTTTTTCTCCGATATTTGGCATAATGTCTCCTTGAAAGATCGAAAAATTTATGGGCAAAGTATAACAGAAGAGGAAAGAGAATGAGCGAGAATACCAAAGAGGAGCTCCTGACGGAGATCGAAAAGCTGATGGCCTACGGGAAAGAAGAGCCGACGATCAACCCTTCACTCCTAAAATATCTGGACCTCAACGCCCTCACCGAGATCCGGGACAAGCTCAAAGAGCGCAGCGCCACCCTCAAGGAGGAGGACAAAGAGTGGTTACAGCAGTTTAGGAAAGAGGATTAAAAGTCGCACGTCGCAGGCACGGGCCTTCGGCCCTCAAGTCACAAGATTTGGAAATCCGTGTTACGTGCTACGTGCTACGAGAAAAGAAAAAAATCTTCTATTCACCCAGAAATTATTTACTCATCACCCAGCAATCCAAAATTCAAAATCCAGAATCCTCAATCTCCAACGATCGGCGGTGCCGGATTCGCCGCCAGGAAGTCCTCCGCATCCCAGGCATCGATCCCCCGTCTTTTGGCTTCGGCAGCCATCAGGCCGGAGGCACGGTTGTCGATGAGCTTTTTGTCACGGTCGTAAAGCCGGGCACTGCACACGCCGCAACTGGGGCTGCGATCCTTGCCGATAAAAAGATCGATATCGGGATGGGTATCGAAAAAGTTTCGGGCGTATTGCTCAACCGGAGGAGAGAGATCGGCCCCGGTGAGGTTGGAGATCGCCTTGACCCCCTCCTCCGTCTCCACCAGGTCCATCGTGGGACGGGGTGTGCCGAAGGCGTGGTCCTCGGGGCAGAAGGGGATCAGTTCACACCCCTCCAGTTTGCCCAGGAGTTTGGGGTCCCGGTTGTCGGTGCCGTCGTAGCGGCAGCGCTCACCCAGCAGGCAGGCGCTGATGGCGACTTTGGGTTTCGCCATCAGCCGCGTCCGAACATCTTGCCCAGCATACCGAGGGCCCCCTCGATCCCTCCGACCTGATCGAGAAGATTGGAGAGCATATCGCTGCCGGCGGGCGTCGCTTTGTCCACCACTTCGGGCACGGCATCGGCCAGAGCCTTGCGGGCGCTTTCAACGCTGATCCCCAGCTCCTGAGCAAAGGCTTCGACCTTTTCGCTGCCCAGAGCCGATTCGAGCTGCTCCGGATCGACCGGAGCGTTCTGCCCCTCTCCCAGCCAGCTCTGGACCAGGTCCCCCAGACCGCCTTTGGCGAACTGTTGAACCAGGGCGCCCAGATCGAGATCGCCGCCCTCTCCTCCGAACACCTTGGAGAGCGCTCCGCTGATCGCATCGGTATCCAGGCCGCTCGTCGCCTCGTCACTGTTGTTTTTGATCATCGAAGCACCCAGTTGCAGCAGTTGATTGAGATCCATAATTAACTCCTTTTGGGATCGGTGATCCCGATTTCAATTGTGAATGTCTCCACCGGCTAATAGCCGGTGGCTTCAGATTACGGCTGAAAGCCGGTCATTCAGCCTGAAGGCCGTCGGTTGATCAGACAACTCGGAACTCATCATCAAGCTCTGGTGGTTGTTGGTTCTTGATATATTCCATCCAGACTTCATCGGTCACATTTCCACTCGTTGCAACCCAGTATCCTCTCGCCCACAAATGCTGCCCCCAATACCGCTTCTTCAGCATCCGAAATTCACTCATCAATTTATGCGAACTCTTCCCTTTCAAATATTGCACTGCCTTTGATACGGACATATTTGGCGGTATCCCTATCAACAAATGTACATGATCCCGATTGATGGATCCTGCATAAATCACCATCTCCCGACTCATCGCAATCTCACGTAACAAATCTCGGCATCGGTACCCCACATCCCCTTTTAAGACGGGATAACGGTATTTTGTCGTCCACACGAGATGGTATTTACAGTCCCATACTGTATGCCCACCATTTCTATACTCTTGCATCTTTCAAGCATACCATATCCCGGCCGCCTAAAGGCGTGGGGTTTACGGATCCCCGATGGGGGACTCTAAAAGACAAAAAGCATCAGATAGACCCAGATGCCTGTCAACGCGGTGAGAAAGATCCCCCAGGCACTCCACCAGCCGCTACGGATGTGGCGCAGGGTGTAGCCGCCCGGGAGGTTCCGGCATCGCCAGTTCCGCTCCGCCAGGACCAGGGTCCTCAGCCACCAGAGCAGCGTCGCGACCGCGATCGCGACGTGCAGGACCAGAAAGCTCACCAGCAGCCAATGGGGCAGAGAACTCTGCTGGGCGAAGCGGGTGAAGCCGCCGCCGGTGCGCACCCCGTACTCGAACCAACCGACGACCGCCGCCGAGAAGAAAAAGAGCAGCCACTGATAGCAGCGGTGCAGGCTGTAGTGCCCCTGCCGCGCAAAGAGGATCCCCACATAGAGTGCCAGGGGAAGAAGCGCCACGACCGTCGTCATCAGATCCATAAAAAAGGGGGCCTCCGTCCCGAAAAAACCTGGTTTGAACATATATCGCATCATCGATTTCCCTCCCAGTTAGAAGATGACCACGGATTGGATCTCCGTAAACTCTTCCAGAGCGAAACGCGGGCCTTCACGCCCCACTCCCGAGAGTTTGACCCCGCCGTAGGGTTGGACGTCAAAACGGACCGTGGGGATGTCGTTGACGACGACACCCCCCGCCTCGGCTGCGTCGATGAAGGCCTTGGCCGCACGGATCGAATCGGTGAAGATCGAATACTGCAGGCCGTAGGGAGAGCTGTTGATCTTCTCCAGCGCTGTCTCCATATCGGGCACGCTCACCAGAGAGACCACCGGGGCGAAGACCTCTTCACAGACAATCTTCATCTCGTCGGTCACATCAGTCACCACCGTCGGAGGGAAGATCCCGTCGACCTCTTCGCCACCGACGAGGATCGTGGCACCTTCATCCCGGGCGCTGGCGACCCAGCTCTTGGCCCGGTGTCTGGCATCCTCGTCAATCAGGGGCCCCATAAAGGTCTCCTCTTCGTAGGGAGATCCCACTTTAAGCAGCTTAGTCTCCTTGGCCATCAATTCGGCGAACTCTTCGTAGACCGCTTCGTGCACGTAGATCCGCTGCAAAGAGATACAGACCTGCCCGCTGTTGTAAAAGGAACCGAAAGCGCACTTGGCCGCCGCATCGGCCAGGTTGGCCTCCTTATCGATGTAGGTGGCGGCATTGCCCCCCAGCTCCAGGCTCACTTTTTTGATCCCCGCCTCGGAGCTGATGATCTTGCCTACCGGAACGGAACCGGTAAAGCTGATCACCCGGGGAATGGGGCTCTTGACCAGGGCCGAGCCCACTTCGGCATCCCCGTAGACCAGGCTGAGGGCATCGGGAACGGCATGTTCTGATTCGATGAAAAGCTTGGCCAGTTTGTAGGCGGTGAGCGGCGCTTCCGGGGTCGGCTTGAGAACCACAGCGTTGCCCGCCCCCAGGGCAGGAGCGATCTTGTGAGCGATCAGATTGAGGGGAAAGTTGAAGGGGGTGATGCAGACCGCCACTCCCGCAGGGATGCGGCGCCAATAAGCCGTCGCTTCCCGGCCGCTCGGGGCGACATCGGTGGGGATGGTCTCTCCGACGAAGTGCACCAGCTCTTTGGCGGTGAGCTCAATAGTCTCGGCACAACGCTGCACTTCGATCCGGGCGAAGTGTATCGG is a window of Nitratifractor salsuginis DSM 16511 DNA encoding:
- the panC gene encoding pantoate--beta-alanine ligase; translation: MKVERSYEEFVTVRDALTGSIGFVPTMGALHEGHLSLIRRAKEENDHVIVSIFVNPTQFLEGEDLDKYPRREEADRRICELAGVDLLYMPTTDQIYEEDELSIGAPKIRGYILEGAKRPGHFDGMLQVVMKLLNLSRADRAYFGKKDAQQLVLIRQMVRTYFMRTQIVPCEIVRDPDGLALSSRNLYLSDEERRRALSLSRSLKRAAEMIQNGERKSEVIRRAMEGILESEVDRLEYVAIVDREFRPLERVEEGNTIILVAAWVGKTRLIDNLWL
- the prfB gene encoding peptide chain release factor 2 translates to MDAYEYGELLKSLSTKMENITNIVKPEEIRKRLDEIEEMQQNPEFWTDSDRAAKISQEKTRLERTLAKYDEAKAALEDAQEYFELAKSEGDEETLEMLYDEAENLKEHIQQLEVAIMLSGEHDSANAIVTIHPGAGGTESQDWASMLYRMYLRWAERHGFKVEVLDYQPGEEAGIKDVSFIIKGENAYGYLKVENGIHRLVRISPFDANAKRHTSFTSVMVSPEINDDIDIEIEDKDIRIDTYRASGAGGQHVNKTESAIRITHIPTGIVVQCQNDRSQHKNKAAAMKMLKSRLYEYEMAKKQAEIDGIEKSDIGWGHQIRSYVLQPYQQVKDTRSGQAFTNVEAILDGDIDKLLEGVLIAQASGEKENAEA
- a CDS encoding ABC transporter ATP-binding protein — protein: MSMLLLEAQGLSHAFDYPLYDNVSMTIRAGESVAVMGRSGSGKSTLLHTLAGLIPPLEGEVRLFGQNLYRLKEARKEMLRRYETGVVFQHHYLFKGMSARENVEVAALLAKQPFDPELFDLLEISETVDQKVSELSGGQQQRVSLVRVLNKKPKLIFADEPTGNLDLETSELVMTALLEYISQGERALFLVTHDPEVARKCSRQYLLEDRELRPLS
- the tsf gene encoding translation elongation factor Ts; amino-acid sequence: MANFGPKDVKKLREMTDAGMMDCKQALSATDGDMEAAVEWLRKKGLGAAAKKADKVAAEGAITMKIEDHKGIMVEINSQTDFVAKNEKFQSFANQVVEHAFANNLASAEEILESEIEGEGFKEYLALQIATIGENLVVRRVATIETDENGTVNGYVHAGGRVGVLVAAQCDKPETCPAVKEALKNIAMHAAAMNPTYLNEEAVPAEVIEKEKEIAREQLLKEGKPENILEKILPGKIKRFLQDNTLENQKFVMDDKISVSEYLAKVAKEAGGSAKLIDYVRFELGEGVEKVEEDFAAEVAKQMGK
- the rpsB gene encoding 30S ribosomal protein S2, coding for MVTMKDLLECGVHFGHQTRRWNPKMKKFIFGERKNIYIIDLQKTLRYFKYTYNVVRDAAAEGKTVLFVGTKKQARSAVKEHAERAGMPYVATRWLGGMLTNYPTIKKSIRKLEIIEQMEENGQINLLTKKEALMLRRKKEKLLNYLEGYRHMKKLPDMMFVIDAVKEHIAVKEARRMGMPVIAPLDTNCDPDLIDYPIPGNDDAIRSINLFCREIADAIIEGKTIYEEEHGAAEGEESSEASAAISEEAAAAANVSEEEMKAIVEEAKADAEKEASEPAEKVEEAK
- the bcp gene encoding thioredoxin-dependent thiol peroxidase is translated as MPNIGEKAPDFCLPNQDSEEVCLRDLQGSWVVLYFYPKDNTPGCTTEALDFTAHIDEFRDLRATVLGVSPDSVKRHQNFIAKKELKVTLLADEDHKVCELYGVWQLKKNYGREYMGVVRSTFIIDPDGIIRAKWEKVKVKGHVEEVLKTLKELVEGD
- a CDS encoding DUF523 domain-containing protein, whose protein sequence is MAKPKVAISACLLGERCRYDGTDNRDPKLLGKLEGCELIPFCPEDHAFGTPRPTMDLVETEEGVKAISNLTGADLSPPVEQYARNFFDTHPDIDLFIGKDRSPSCGVCSARLYDRDKKLIDNRASGLMAAEAKRRGIDAWDAEDFLAANPAPPIVGD
- a CDS encoding YidB family protein, which gives rise to MDLNQLLQLGASMIKNNSDEATSGLDTDAISGALSKVFGGEGGDLDLGALVQQFAKGGLGDLVQSWLGEGQNAPVDPEQLESALGSEKVEAFAQELGISVESARKALADAVPEVVDKATPAGSDMLSNLLDQVGGIEGALGMLGKMFGRG
- the tnpA gene encoding IS200/IS605 family transposase encodes the protein MQEYRNGGHTVWDCKYHLVWTTKYRYPVLKGDVGYRCRDLLREIAMSREMVIYAGSINRDHVHLLIGIPPNMSVSKAVQYLKGKSSHKLMSEFRMLKKRYWGQHLWARGYWVATSGNVTDEVWMEYIKNQQPPELDDEFRVV
- a CDS encoding DUF420 domain-containing protein, giving the protein MMRYMFKPGFFGTEAPFFMDLMTTVVALLPLALYVGILFARQGHYSLHRCYQWLLFFFSAAVVGWFEYGVRTGGGFTRFAQQSSLPHWLLVSFLVLHVAIAVATLLWWLRTLVLAERNWRCRNLPGGYTLRHIRSGWWSAWGIFLTALTGIWVYLMLFVF
- a CDS encoding aldehyde dehydrogenase family protein; protein product: MALFKLFGSDEEDRTAKILFGSAEESREALIERKNPYTGKVVSRYPVCSPEDAKRALEVAKVAAKAAAKAPLHQRIAWLEDVAAKIRENQEDFARLIVDEIAKPIHFARIEVQRCAETIELTAKELVHFVGETIPTDVAPSGREATAYWRRIPAGVAVCITPFNFPLNLIAHKIAPALGAGNAVVLKPTPEAPLTAYKLAKLFIESEHAVPDALSLVYGDAEVGSALVKSPIPRVISFTGSVPVGKIISSEAGIKKVSLELGGNAATYIDKEANLADAAAKCAFGSFYNSGQVCISLQRIYVHEAVYEEFAELMAKETKLLKVGSPYEEETFMGPLIDEDARHRAKSWVASARDEGATILVGGEEVDGIFPPTVVTDVTDEMKIVCEEVFAPVVSLVSVPDMETALEKINSSPYGLQYSIFTDSIRAAKAFIDAAEAGGVVVNDIPTVRFDVQPYGGVKLSGVGREGPRFALEEFTEIQSVVIF